The genomic region TAGAAGGGAGTATCATGCTTTCTCGACTTGCTTTGCCGAGTGGAAATGAATCGAGAATGGAACGCACAACTGCAGTATATGAATGGTGCGTTCCTTATCTCGTTTTTTTCTATTTTCGTAACTTATAGGTTTAGACTTTCTTTTTTGAAAACATAAAGTAGCTTAATACAATAACCAGGATTCCTAAAACTGAGTATAAAATCTTAAATGTGTCATTTTCGAGTTGCGTTACAAAAATGCCACCGATTGCTATAGCCAAGATTAACAGTCCAAAGGGTACTTTATTCCTCAATTTATAACCTCCTTTGTATATATTTGGTTGAATTATATCATATTTTAGTATAAAATGTTTTAGTACCAAAAAATTGAAATGGAGGATATTTAATGAATAATATTATCAAGAAAACTTTTTCTGGTATTTTGGCATTAATTCTATTGTTTAACGTAATTGGCTTATCCTCAGCAAGTGCTAACAACGAAGAAAGTACATATCAGTACTCTGGTTCTGAGTTTGCGGAGTTGGAGAAAACCTTGTATCTTATTGAGGCAATCCCTGATGAAGTTGTTGAGAAAGGTGCTCAAGCAACTGCAAAATGGCTGAGTTCTTATACAGGTGATAAGTATATTACGGATGGAGATAAATTTTATAATCTATCAAAAGAAGATGTCATTAGCACAATGGGTGTTGTTGGCTGTACATCTGCAGTAGGATTGGCGATTGCTGAAAATCTTTTTGCTTTCGCAAAGATTGCAAAAATTAAGGATGTAATTAAAGCTGGTGGAGGCGTAACGAAATTTATCGGAAACCTTGTTCCAGCATTCAAAGTAGCTAAAAATGAATGGGGCTACAGTGCATCTTCAGCCATTGGTTATGCAGTTAAATTTGCAGCAAAAGATGCGGGACCTGAGTTAATCAGCGCAGCAATTGGATTCTTTAGTATTGGTGATATCTACTCTTCTTGTTTTGAATGAAGAACTAGTCACTAAAACCAAAAAATAAATATTCAAAAGGAATCTTGGGTTTGTTTCGGTTAAACGGGACTTACCCATTTTTTTTATTTTGACCCAATTTCAGAGAGATTAGGTGGAATTGTTCTCTTTTATAATTACATAGCACGTATATACACTTAAGCAAAGATTTTAATTTTTTACGGCGACTGTTTCTTGCTCATGCTATCAGGACGTAACTATGACATCTTACGTATCACGAAAAAATCGTTCCTTCATGGATCGAGTTTTTCGTATTGCACTAACTTACAAATCGTTCTTTTGGATACGAAGTGTAAGTCTTGCATGCCATAAATTGGCTTGAAGGTTCCAGATAGTGTAATCTGGAGATTATGAAAACCCATTTGAACGAGAAGGGATCGGGATGATTCAATGACGCAAAAAATCTATTATGACTCTGCTTACACCAGAGAGTGGCATACAACGATTACAGGCAGAGTGGACAAGGAAGACGGAGTATATGTCACGCTGGCGGAGACTGCTTTTTACCCGCATGGGGGTGGACAACCTTGTGATCTGGGGCAAATTGGCGGCATCGCTGTGCTGGATGTGAACATCGAAGATGGAGAGGTGTGGCATAAGCTGGAACGCGCCCCTGAACAGACTGAAGTACAATGTGAGATTGACTGGGAGCGAAGATTCGATCATATGCAGCAGCATACGGGTCAACATTTGTTATCGGCAATCACTCTGAAGTTGACTGAAGCGATGACGCTCAGTTTCCATCTTGGAACGGAGTATGACACGATTGATGTGGCGGCGGCTGAACTGGGAGCGGATCAATTGACTGCCATTGAACAAGAAGTGAATCGTCAGATCTATCGTAACGCTCGTATCAACACTTCATGGGTTACAGCAGAAGAGGCGGCACAATTGCCACTGGTGAAGCAGCCTACGGTAACAGAAGACATTCGCATCGTCGAGATCGAAGGTGTAGAGTATAACGCCTGCGGCGGAACGCATGTGTCGGCGATAGGTGAGATCGGCATCATCAAACTGCTGAAAACCGAAAAAGTGAAGGGCGGCACCCGCATTTATTTCAAATGTGGAACAAGAGCGCTGAATGAATTTACATCCACACAAAACGTGCTCAATAGCATCATGGTTAAATTAAAGACCAGCAAGGACGAATTGTTGGAGCGCATTGAGAAAATGGAGCAGGAGCAAAAACAGCTGCAAACCGAGCTGAATGCAGTGAAAACAACCAATGATGCCTATTATGCGGAGGAACTTCTGGCTGCTCGGCAAGGGCTGGTGATTGCTCAAGTCTTTGAAGACAAATCGCTCAAGGATATGCAGAGCCTGGCTACCAAGCTGACGGCAGACCATGAGGGACTTGTACTGTTCGCCAGCATCTCGGAGGCCAAAGTCGTTCTCGCACAGAACGGACAGCCGCCTGAATGGGCGTGTGGACCTTTCTTCAAAGGCAATCTTGGAGCCTACCAAGGCAAAGGTGGAGGTAGTGAAAAGATGGCTCAGGCAGGCTTTGCCAGCAGCGAAGATGCGCTCGCCTTTTATGAGTTCACCAAGGACCAGTTGGGACATCACTGATTCGCATTTTCTTTTACGACAGGCAGGCAGTATTGAAATATGAGTAAGGGACAAGCACGTCACATTGTGGCGTGTTTTCCATTGCCAATAGTTGAAGGAGGTTGGAATATGACAGAACGAATTCAGTGTATACGAGAAGGGTGTACAAATACCATTCTGCCAGCAACAGCGGCGAAAACGGGTGGCTATTGCATGCCTTGCAAGCAGGAGATGGAACGAGAGGAGCGCCAGAGATACACTGAAGCGAATCGACGTGACGTGAACTTGTATGCGGGGATCATAGACCCGGTGGAAATTTTGAAAATCATGCACGAACCTCAGGTTCGCGATCCGCTAATTCGTTATGTGCCATATGAACAATCTAAGGAACAAGTATATCTGTCCTTGTCTGTAGAGCAACAAGATCAGATGAAGGACTATGCGATGCAACGGATTCGTACAGGTGATGAAGATACAGGCAAAGACATTCTGGTATATCTGGTCTGCTACCATGATATATCGTTGACTGCCGAAATTCCTGAGCTGCTGGAACAGGAGATCTATTATCCTTCCATTTTGTATAAAAGTGCCTCGGGTGAGGCACGTGATCATCTCTTGCAGCAGGTGAATACCGATGATGAGAAGCGTAACCATATTTTGCTCATGCTTGCTCATATCAGTGATGATGTTGTTGTGCAGCAGTTCCGGCAGTGGAGACAGTCTCCGCCATCATGGACGAGTGAGTTGTACGTTGCACCAGAGCACTACACCAATGAAGCTGGTTGGGAGCTCACGAAAGACGGGCAGCGCAGGGAATTATTCATCACCCCAAGTTATTCACTCTATAAAGTAAAAGAGAATGAAGGAGCTAGCGTGGAATCATTCGGAGATTCATTCTCGTTGCTGACCCCTAGTGCCAATTGCTGTCCATGGTGTGGTAGTGCGTTAACCACCTTAATTAGTCTGGATGTTAAGCATCCAGCATTGAATGACGTTTCTTGGCATGCTCAGCAACTTCAGATACAGACTTGCGTGATATGCAGCAGTTATGGTGTGGTTTACATGGAGATGGACGCAGCAGGGGAACCGTTATGGAGCTCGCATAATGTTATGCATGTGGGAATGAACGAGATTGACCTAGACGACTATGGTAAACTTGCACAGGATGCTGGGCGTCAGTTTCAGATTGCGACTTCATCACGTCATGCGTTCCATGCCAGTGAATGGGCGATGGAGCCATCGTTATCTCAGGTCGGCGGACATCCGGGATGGGTTCAGGATGCGGAGTATCCAACATGTCCGGGCTGTTCCACGAGAATGAAGGCCGTCGCACAACTGGATTGGGGCGAAATTGAGGAATATGGTGAGGGCATGTATTACATGTTCCTATGTGAGCCGTGTCAGATGACTGCCGTATCCTACCAGCAATCTTGATAGCAGATTGCAACAACAAAAAGGGGCATCCCGTAAGTTCTGAACATAATGGGGGGCCCCTTTGATGTAACGCCAGAGCTTCCTA from Paenibacillus sp. FSL R5-0341 harbors:
- a CDS encoding alanyl-tRNA editing protein translates to MTQKIYYDSAYTREWHTTITGRVDKEDGVYVTLAETAFYPHGGGQPCDLGQIGGIAVLDVNIEDGEVWHKLERAPEQTEVQCEIDWERRFDHMQQHTGQHLLSAITLKLTEAMTLSFHLGTEYDTIDVAAAELGADQLTAIEQEVNRQIYRNARINTSWVTAEEAAQLPLVKQPTVTEDIRIVEIEGVEYNACGGTHVSAIGEIGIIKLLKTEKVKGGTRIYFKCGTRALNEFTSTQNVLNSIMVKLKTSKDELLERIEKMEQEQKQLQTELNAVKTTNDAYYAEELLAARQGLVIAQVFEDKSLKDMQSLATKLTADHEGLVLFASISEAKVVLAQNGQPPEWACGPFFKGNLGAYQGKGGGSEKMAQAGFASSEDALAFYEFTKDQLGHH
- a CDS encoding DUF1963 domain-containing protein — its product is MTERIQCIREGCTNTILPATAAKTGGYCMPCKQEMEREERQRYTEANRRDVNLYAGIIDPVEILKIMHEPQVRDPLIRYVPYEQSKEQVYLSLSVEQQDQMKDYAMQRIRTGDEDTGKDILVYLVCYHDISLTAEIPELLEQEIYYPSILYKSASGEARDHLLQQVNTDDEKRNHILLMLAHISDDVVVQQFRQWRQSPPSWTSELYVAPEHYTNEAGWELTKDGQRRELFITPSYSLYKVKENEGASVESFGDSFSLLTPSANCCPWCGSALTTLISLDVKHPALNDVSWHAQQLQIQTCVICSSYGVVYMEMDAAGEPLWSSHNVMHVGMNEIDLDDYGKLAQDAGRQFQIATSSRHAFHASEWAMEPSLSQVGGHPGWVQDAEYPTCPGCSTRMKAVAQLDWGEIEEYGEGMYYMFLCEPCQMTAVSYQQS